A portion of the Mustela erminea isolate mMusErm1 chromosome 19, mMusErm1.Pri, whole genome shotgun sequence genome contains these proteins:
- the LOC116578868 gene encoding uncharacterized protein LOC116578868 has protein sequence MASYARPTVPAGPRLSRVCIAHGGLPGPRTTARVTVPLTLGTLPRGPGSPGAGGGRTQAVRAPEVRRKTLLESPSPRGGSARRNGAGRARRRRTGGRASRRTGRTGACVLRGPPEDGVPTVRRTAPGRTPHACSRRRLPRLRGFTYTSLQPRTPWCCHRALRDPEALGGRLRHFTCVCTAVRWCLCKKKLDTHRDPMVSCIQREHCEDVEGGHLHTTRVASEEISSADTLSLNFPPPEL, from the exons ATGGCGTCGT ATGCTCGCCCCACGGTCCCGGCTGGCCCGCGTCTGTCACGCGTTTGCATCGCGCACGGCGGGCTTCCCGGGCCCCGCACCACGGCCCGCGTCACCGTTCCTCTCACGCTGGGGACACTGCCGCGGGGGCCGGGGagtccgggggcggggggcgggcggaCCCAGGCAGTCCGGGCTCCGGAAGTGCGGCGGAAGACCCTGCTGGAGTCGCCCTCGCCTCGGGGCGGGAGCGCTCGGAGGAACGGCGCGGGACGGGCTCGCAGGCGGAGAACGGGCGGCCGCGCGTCCCGAAGGACCGGGAGGACAGGAGCCTGCGTGCTGCGCGGCCCACCCGAGGACGGGGTCCCCACGGTTCGCAGGACAGCCCCGGGCCGGACGCCCCACGCGTGTTCTCGGCGCCGGCTGCCTCGCCTGCGTGGTTTTACCTACACCTCCTTACAGCCGCGGACGCCGTGGTGTTGTCATCGTGCCCTTAGGGACCCTGAGGCCTTGGGAGGGAGGTTAAGGCACTTCACCTGCGTTTGCACAGCTG TCCGCTGGTGTCTGTGTAAGAAGAAGttggacacacacagagacccCATGGTTTCATGCATCCAGAGGGAACACTGCGAGGACgtagaaggtggccatctgcacaCAACGAGAGTGGCCTCAGAAGAAATCAGTTCTGCTGACACCCTGAGCTTGAACTTCCcgcctccagagctgtga